The nucleotide sequence TTGGGATGAGGCAAGAGTATTTATCGGGAATGCAAAATTTTTTAACGGTGTAAAATCTCCGGAAATAAAAAACCAGCCGAGAAATACTGAAAACATAGGCAACAGCAAGCTGGTGCTATATAAAAACTGCGGGGTTTAAAGTTTTAAAAAGCCACATAAGTTTGCTTTAATGCTGTTAACCGCTATATGTTTTAGGGGAGTTTCTAAAACTTCTTTTTTGATAGCATAAACCTATATTGACTTTTATCCTTGTTTATGTAACCCATTATTTGAGAATCGAAGTCTTCCTTTTCTCCGTTTAATATTTCAACTTCAATGGGGCAACAGAACAGATTCTCTTTAATTTCTTTATCCCCAATCGAAATGTTTTTTATTTTTCCTGCATCTTTTTCTGTCGTAAGAATAATTTTGTTCTCGGTCTTTAACGAACGGTATTTTTCTGCAATAAGAACCAAGTCTTTTTCTGTATATTTATGGTGGTCTTTGAACGGTATATGAACTAAGCTATCTGCTGTTTTATTGCAATATTCCAATAAGGGTTTGAAATTTCCTATTCCGGAAACCAAAACTGCGGAATATTTTTTTTCTTTAATAATATCTGTATTTATTTCAGATACGGAATTGTTAAATACAGGAAGTAATTCAGAATACTTTAGTGTTGAAAAATAAAGAGATTGATAGGCCCTCAATTCAAGGTTTGTTGCCATTATTCGCATATCAATCGGTTTAATGTCTGGCGGGGCCTTTGTAACCAAAACAATATCTGCCCTGTGTTTTTCTTTTGAACTGTCCCTTAGCCTTCCGTAGGGTAAGAAAAAATCCTCAAAAAAAGGCTGGGTATAATCAATCAATAAAATTGACAGCCCGGGCTTAACATATCTGTGTTGAAATGCGTCGTCTAAGATAATTACGTCAATATCCGGATTTAGTTGTTGAATATTGCTTATTCCCCGAACTCTTTTTTCGTCAACAGCAATAACTGTTTTCGGAAATTTTTGCTTTATTTGATAAGGCTCGTCCCCAATTTCTTCAACGGTAGATTTTGAGGTTGCTAAAAAAAAGCCCTTTGTTTTTCGTTTATAACCCCTGCTCAATACTGCAACATTGTATTTCTCTTGCAGTATTCTTATAATATATTCGGTTGTAGGTGTTTTTCCGGTACCTCCGACGGTAATATTTCCGACGGAGATTACCGGGATTTCAAATTCTTGTGATTTTAGGATGTTAAAGTCAAATAACGTATTTCTTATGTTTACTGCGAAGCCGTAAATTAATGAAAGCGGATACAATAATATGACTTTTAAAAACTTCATTTATTCAATATTTACAAAATACGGCATTCTTGCTTGAATTCCTTGAATTTTTACAACATCTTTCAAATATTTATAATACACATAAGAGTTTCCGAGCTCCTCCTCAACAAAAGATGATTTTGCATCAGTTAAGATACCCTCAATAATCATCGTCAATTTATCTTTTTCCGGAAAAGTTTTAATTCCGTATTCAGTAAGCCCTGCTTTTTTTGCAGCTAAATCAATTGTTGTTTGTAGTCCTCCGAGAACATCAACTAATCCGATTTCCTTAGCATCAACACCGCTCCAAACTCTTCCTTGTCCTATTTCATCAATCTGTTCTGTTGTCATATTTCTGCCTTCTGCCACATGAGTAATAAAGGTTGAATATACATCTTCTACTGTTGATTGAATAACCCCTCTTTCAAAAGCACTCATTTTTCGTGCCGGACTTCCGAAATCTGAATATTTATTTGTATTTACGGCATTGATATTTATTCCTACATCGTTCATTAACTCTTTCGTATTGAATAACAACCCGAAAACTCCGATTGAACCGGTTATCGTATTGGGCTGAGCAACAATTGTATCTGCC is from Bacteroidales bacterium and encodes:
- the lpxK gene encoding tetraacyldisaccharide 4'-kinase yields the protein MKFLKVILLYPLSLIYGFAVNIRNTLFDFNILKSQEFEIPVISVGNITVGGTGKTPTTEYIIRILQEKYNVAVLSRGYKRKTKGFFLATSKSTVEEIGDEPYQIKQKFPKTVIAVDEKRVRGISNIQQLNPDIDVIILDDAFQHRYVKPGLSILLIDYTQPFFEDFFLPYGRLRDSSKEKHRADIVLVTKAPPDIKPIDMRIMATNLELRAYQSLYFSTLKYSELLPVFNNSVSEINTDIIKEKKYSAVLVSGIGNFKPLLEYCNKTADSLVHIPFKDHHKYTEKDLVLIAEKYRSLKTENKIILTTEKDAGKIKNISIGDKEIKENLFCCPIEVEILNGEKEDFDSQIMGYINKDKSQYRFMLSKKKF